Proteins encoded within one genomic window of Pedobacter africanus:
- a CDS encoding PQQ-dependent sugar dehydrogenase, with product MRSVSISGATVLLLFFASVFAVKGQEAYTVETITMPEGLTSETGGVDFLPDGRLVACFIRGEVMIYDPATKHWSVFADGLHEPLGVLALSNSELVVMQRPELTRIKDTDGDGRADVYENMTDDFGLSGNYHEFNYGPARDKKGNLFIALNTASPGGSVNQELRGRFNPLGRDLQQGLYEMYSVVPYRGWVMKLSPDGRLHPYASGMRSPNGLGFDLEDNLFVTDNQSDWVETSTLYHVEEGKFYGHPASLVWQKDWKGKSPLALPIKELDAMRTKAAVLFPQGIMANSPSQPLCDATAGKFGPFAGQLFVGEMNRDRIVRVMLEKVQGQLQGACIPFLDGHGLRKGNNRLAFAPDGSLWTGQIAYGWSGDIGIQRIVFNNKPPMDVYTMKLTNDGFDLTFTQPLNKTAASNPENYKFRSYFYKYQRKVKHEGADNTMQQDLQEVPVTGISISADQKKVSLKLGALKPGYVYELKLGGISSDEGTPLANKLICYTLNKLLNPADGNR from the coding sequence ATGAGGTCAGTAAGCATTAGCGGGGCTACGGTCCTGTTGCTGTTTTTCGCAAGTGTTTTTGCTGTGAAAGGACAGGAAGCCTATACCGTAGAAACCATAACCATGCCCGAGGGGCTGACCAGCGAAACAGGGGGGGTCGATTTTCTGCCCGACGGCCGTCTGGTTGCCTGCTTTATCCGTGGGGAAGTGATGATCTACGATCCGGCAACAAAGCATTGGAGCGTATTTGCCGATGGCCTGCACGAACCGCTGGGTGTTTTGGCGCTGAGCAATTCAGAGCTGGTGGTGATGCAGCGCCCTGAACTTACGCGCATTAAAGATACCGATGGGGACGGCAGGGCCGATGTGTATGAAAACATGACCGATGATTTTGGCCTTTCCGGGAACTACCACGAATTCAATTATGGTCCGGCGCGCGACAAGAAGGGCAATCTTTTCATTGCCCTCAATACGGCTTCGCCGGGAGGCTCGGTAAACCAGGAGCTGCGGGGCAGGTTTAACCCCCTGGGCCGCGATCTTCAGCAGGGGCTTTATGAAATGTACTCCGTAGTGCCCTACAGGGGCTGGGTAATGAAGCTTAGTCCCGATGGCAGGCTGCATCCCTATGCTTCGGGCATGCGCTCGCCCAATGGCCTGGGCTTTGACCTGGAGGACAATCTGTTTGTAACCGATAACCAGAGCGACTGGGTAGAGACCAGCACGCTGTACCATGTAGAGGAAGGCAAATTTTACGGCCACCCTGCCAGCCTGGTCTGGCAAAAAGACTGGAAAGGCAAGAGTCCGCTGGCGCTGCCGATAAAGGAGCTGGACGCCATGCGTACCAAAGCCGCTGTGCTGTTTCCGCAGGGCATTATGGCTAACTCCCCTTCACAGCCGCTTTGCGATGCTACAGCGGGCAAATTTGGGCCCTTTGCCGGGCAATTGTTTGTGGGAGAGATGAACCGCGACAGGATTGTACGGGTGATGCTTGAAAAAGTGCAGGGACAGCTGCAGGGTGCCTGCATCCCATTTTTGGATGGACATGGCTTAAGGAAAGGAAACAACCGTTTGGCTTTTGCGCCCGATGGCAGCCTATGGACAGGGCAGATTGCCTATGGATGGAGCGGCGATATCGGCATTCAGCGCATCGTTTTTAACAACAAGCCCCCGATGGATGTCTATACCATGAAGCTGACCAATGATGGCTTCGACCTTACCTTTACCCAGCCCCTAAACAAAACGGCAGCATCAAACCCCGAAAATTATAAGTTCAGAAGTTATTTCTATAAATACCAGCGGAAAGTTAAGCATGAAGGCGCCGACAACACCATGCAGCAAGACCTGCAGGAGGTCCCGGTTACCGGCATCAGCATTTCGGCCGATCAGAAAAAAGTGTCGCTGAAACTGGGCGCCCTGAAGCCCGGTTATGTTTATGAACTGAAACTGGGGGGCATCAGTTCAGACGAGGGGACGCCCCTGGCCAATAAGCTGATCTGCTATACCCTCAATAAACTATTAAACCCTGCGGATGGGAACAGGTAA
- a CDS encoding amidohydrolase family protein: protein MGTGKDILKEALKYRKIDAYANAYSQDAQAAAQIAYADTLGIDKLFIALPVAKKMGDRPEEIRAYNDLVLKAMKRYPGRLIGQVTIHPAFPKEAAEEIKRCTDLGMTGMKIYNQVKINDPLFYPVIEQFIPYQMIIHVHGESQLGVGGYRMKYDVQTTPGISLPEDFVDMATRYPEAMFQYAHIGGGSDWEYACKAFKNHPNIYVDTGGSNNEENMIDFAVMTLGEDRVFFGCDGSYFQGIGKVISSGLDEARKRKVFFENYNNILRKSGRNF, encoded by the coding sequence ATGGGAACAGGTAAGGACATATTGAAGGAAGCCTTAAAATACAGGAAGATCGATGCCTATGCCAATGCCTATTCACAGGATGCGCAGGCAGCGGCCCAGATCGCTTATGCCGATACCCTGGGGATAGATAAGCTTTTTATAGCCCTGCCTGTAGCTAAGAAGATGGGAGACAGGCCTGAAGAGATCAGGGCTTATAACGATCTGGTGTTGAAAGCGATGAAAAGGTATCCCGGCAGGTTGATAGGCCAGGTCACCATCCATCCTGCATTCCCTAAGGAAGCGGCCGAAGAAATTAAGCGCTGCACAGACCTGGGCATGACCGGCATGAAAATCTACAACCAGGTAAAAATAAATGATCCCCTGTTTTATCCGGTTATTGAACAGTTCATCCCTTATCAAATGATCATTCATGTGCATGGCGAAAGCCAGCTTGGCGTTGGCGGCTACCGCATGAAATATGATGTGCAGACTACCCCCGGTATCTCTTTGCCTGAAGATTTTGTGGACATGGCCACAAGATACCCCGAGGCCATGTTCCAGTATGCGCATATTGGCGGGGGCAGCGACTGGGAATATGCCTGCAAGGCTTTTAAAAATCACCCTAATATTTATGTAGATACAGGAGGAAGCAACAATGAAGAAAACATGATAGATTTTGCTGTAATGACCCTGGGCGAGGACCGCGTCTTTTTTGGATGCGATGGTTCTTATTTTCAGGGTATTGGTAAAGTAATTTCATCCGGACTGGATGAAGCCCGGAAAAGGAAGGTATTTTTTGAGAACTACAACAATATCCTCCGGAAATCGGGCAGGAATTTTTAA
- a CDS encoding amidohydrolase family protein — MDRRKFFASTGLSAAGLLVSKSLFGFDPQSSRAQPAVNGQPPKYDIVREMLKYPKIDAHVHCDLGNGNLEAQKKFAEILLDYAERFNIRKLVLSKPVTRLIKGIPDASPEAFIEHNNIILGLMKLHPDRITGSFTFNPIHLKASLEEIKRCVDQGMVGAKTYYQTKISDPSFYPIVEKMIDLKMIIHTHAETQLGVGGYRMKYNGNKPKNVSIPEDFVAIAARYPEAMFQHAHIGGGGDWEYMCKALKNSPNVYVDTSGSNNEEHMIDFALEQLGEDRLLFGSDNCYYQSVGKVLASNLTEVQRKKLFFDNFNNILKKGGNHVD, encoded by the coding sequence ATGGACCGAAGAAAATTTTTTGCCAGTACCGGGCTTTCGGCCGCTGGCTTACTGGTAAGCAAAAGCCTTTTTGGATTTGATCCCCAAAGCAGCCGGGCGCAGCCGGCGGTAAATGGCCAGCCCCCTAAGTACGACATCGTCAGGGAAATGTTGAAGTACCCCAAAATAGATGCACACGTACATTGCGACCTGGGGAACGGCAATCTTGAAGCGCAGAAGAAGTTTGCGGAGATCCTGCTGGACTACGCCGAAAGGTTTAACATCCGCAAGCTGGTACTTTCCAAACCCGTAACCCGGCTCATCAAGGGCATTCCTGATGCCAGCCCGGAAGCCTTCATTGAACACAACAACATCATTCTGGGCTTAATGAAACTGCATCCCGACAGGATTACCGGCAGCTTTACCTTTAACCCCATACACCTCAAAGCTTCGCTGGAAGAGATCAAACGCTGCGTAGACCAGGGGATGGTAGGCGCCAAGACCTATTACCAGACCAAGATCAGCGACCCATCATTCTATCCCATTGTAGAAAAGATGATCGACCTGAAAATGATCATCCATACCCATGCCGAAACACAGCTTGGTGTGGGCGGCTACCGGATGAAATACAATGGCAACAAGCCTAAAAATGTGTCGATCCCCGAAGATTTTGTAGCCATCGCCGCAAGGTATCCGGAAGCCATGTTCCAGCATGCGCATATTGGTGGCGGGGGCGATTGGGAGTACATGTGCAAGGCCCTTAAAAACAGTCCGAATGTATATGTCGACACTTCCGGCAGCAACAATGAAGAACACATGATCGACTTTGCCCTGGAGCAGCTGGGTGAAGACCGCCTGCTTTTTGGCTCCGACAACTGCTATTACCAGAGCGTGGGCAAAGTACTGGCCTCAAAC